Proteins encoded in a region of the Bombyx mori chromosome 23, ASM3026992v2 genome:
- the LOC101746443 gene encoding uncharacterized protein LOC101746443 produces the protein MLLQSSPGTSGTASPKPAPSPRSSTRHDGASNTPNLGANSPNLGASPKYGSPRLGGSPRPGKTAEEDEIALERLQTELKEGWTVHTGRDGRLYYCNHMTRTASWLPPAESWSSPRDCQEPDTEELPYGWEQALDNRGKSYYVNHINKTTTYVAPEGCSCESPPAPRDIVLERDPELGFGFVAGSEKPVLVRFVTDNSPSVGKLEPGDQILCVNGEDVSMAAREHVISAVRACTEKVTLRVCQPARAGNPTRRSALLSAAKRARLRARPPRVRFADSVQLNGAPMYPPSAFSLGDLCLPPMANVLKVFLENGQTKSFKYDTTTTVADVVTNLKEKLCIIAEEHFSLVVEHVKSLRRNKLTLLDPKESLARIAARPGSHKMRCLYRVVFMPTSAADLAQQDLAALDYLYLQCCNDVAQERFAPELQPEVALRLAALHMHQHALANNLSPAKLTVKAVEREFGLERFVPSSLLESMKRKELRRLIAHFLKLNSQMTGSQRHLTQLQAKLHYLDIVGGLPSYGAKCFSSSRPERVLLVSPRFGLSQIVGRTNSVPQQIASIDEVECVRVRRAGACAELAVFLRRDRVLALLMDDRDAAEMPLVIAGYYKLATGKELNVEIEREPITEDIAPPYLSQHNVVPAKWSYLHHDDPNVLSKKHYAIFSMPPPYHSTPDQAKNSLDSNMNANITNKNSSNNSSPLIGFDNKSSLLGHDVHFEKCKRGEDFRLFDPNDPCYLDDGMGFDLQSILSIELLENASNNPRLVEAKNEEVHRRVAEMQKLVENSEQYLTENCDVYSEDLYHDAFIRDELVGRETSVDNLESDTESNNSRMSMADDAPGILKHSDSLLLLTETINQGLSVLPVSENDNNVSGLTARQSQGLSTILNNCGLTDALIALNNDICHSESDNDSLYTPTNSPIRRHQNKTPNKAVRTSFGLHSPEAIQENKEPNLKDYLKQLREKSNRDEAASTEYHPFYYQESLVDSDVELIDLTLIPPPQTPDELDCATQVPQILPVVPPSFADEKTSSTENISDAPKTSDLEEFIANVTIQPPTVKVTPAIELTPEEIMSYIIPPPPGSNTSTLDRDEVGYANQTQILEAKLAQNVNDNTKTSNGDVVKGQLSVSEIRNMFAAKSLSEARNSLLLKDKSKTTTQTKSDSPKGKRKSVSGDKQANGNIHVIEYPTVERKGMFSCCSKDKNKSDDSNDEGEKVETQIQNSDSMPDVCEIRPPPRRKSSDCKKPPERPPKTAPIPPPRPRSNSFTCLNNELTAVEISTNHFNTLNNRQLNYKVICDINEKSVQNPPQVPPRLENKVLSPPPPILLPPKKPPLPPVPSIEVLRLKTLQKSSPIRNQEQRLASIGSPHFQRNLNSYKNLENESRADDEVHIRSTPNYSSMTLQSRHVRSNSETKTTILKNKEMSTALSLCSPQMNRRFSNRPDILNGAPCDQKVFSPPLDRKTFSSSPTPKVNHVRFKEDVVDDIPTPPSPPTVKFPEFQAGNNGHVSIENLLCKTEVAVDGLLQRLHQVAQKCSHQHAHGGGEDIDEAKFQRARSELTSCAVSLVGASRTLVGALGVARGGAAPTALADCLTPLRRLTDLAQALGRHTSSPLQTRNLVLRVHDVTAAFKELAGQEMAQIIHEHNNKSNKQQNQDTASTLEGQLALRAECLANVLATLLRSLRVFSP, from the exons ACTACAACATACGTGGCTCCGGAAGGCTGTTCCTGCGAATCTCCCCCGGCACCCAGGGACATTGTGCTCGAGCGAGACCCAGAGCTGGGCTTCGGATTCGTGGCCGGCTCCGAGAAGCCTGTCTTAGTCCGATTCGTCACTGATAATTCACCTAGTGTTGGAAAA TTGGAACCCGGTGATCAGATCCTATGCGTGAATGGGGAAGACGTGAGTATGGCTGCCCGCGAGCACGTCATATCCGCAGTCAGGGCCTGTACGGAGAAGGTCACCCTTCGCGTATGCCAACCGGCCAGAGCTGGGAATCCCACGAGAAGATCCGCGCTGCTATCAGCTGCCAAGAGAGCCAGGCTACGAGCCAGACCGCCGAGGGTTCGATTCGCCGACTCAGTTCAATTGAATGGAGCTCCCATGTATCCG CCCTCAGCATTCTCGCTGGGCGACTTGTGCCTTCCGCCGATGGCGAACGTCCTCAAAGTCTTCCTGGAAAACGGTCAAACGAAATCCTTCAAATACGACACTACAACTACAGTCGCGGACGTGGTGACGAATCTTAAAGAGAAACTCTGCATCATTGCTGAAGAGCATTTCAGTCTGGTGGTGGAGCACGTGAAAAGCTTAAGAAGGAATAAACTGACTCTGCTCGATCCTAAGGAGTCTTTGGCAAGG ATAGCAGCCCGTCCCGGTTCGCATAAGATGCGATGCCTGTACCGAGTGGTCTTCATGCCGACGTCTGCCGCCGACCTGGCCCAGCAGGACCTGGCGGCGCTGGACTATTTGTACCTGCAGTGCTGCAACGACGTGGCCCAGGAGAGGTTCGCCCCGGAGCTCCAGCCCGAGGTGGCCCTCCGACTAGCGGCCCTGCACATGCACCAACACGCCCTGGCCAACAATCTCTCGCCGGCCAAGTTGACTGTTAAAGCCGTCGA AAGAGAATTCGGACTGGAAAGGTTCGTGCCGAGCAGTCTATTGGAGAGCATGAAACGCAAAGAGCTCAGGAGGTTGATCGCTCATTTCCTGAAACTGAACTCGCAGATGACCGGCAGCCAGCGGCATCTGACGCAGCTGCAG GCCAAGCTTCACTATCTCGATATAGTGGGAGGACTGCCGAGCTACGGAGCGAAATGTTTCAGCAGCAGCAGACCAGAACGAGTGCTGCTGGTCTCTCCGAGGTTCGGTCTCAGTCAGATCGTGGGGAGAACTAACTCTGTG CCACAGCAAATAGCGTCCATAGACGAAGTGGAGTGCGTGCGGGTGCGGCGCGCGGGCGCATGCGCGGAACTGGCCGTGTTCCTGCGCCGCGACCGCGTGCTGGCGCTGCTCATGGATGATAGGGACGCCGCGGAGATGCCGCTCGTCATCGCCGG ATATTACAAGCTGGCGACCGGTAAAGAGCTGAATGTGGAAATTGAACGGGAACCCATCACGGAGGATATAG CTCCACCCTACTTGTCCCAGCACAACGTAGTCCCAGCGAAATGGAGCTACTTACACCACGACGATCCCAACGTTTTATCGAAAAAGCATTATGCGATCTTCAGTATGCCTCCGCCCTACCATTCCACTCCGGACCAAGCTAAGAATAGCTTAGATTCCAATATGAACGCGAATATAACGAACAAAAATAGCAGCAATAACTCCAGTCCTTTGATTGGTTTTGATAATAAGTCCAGTCTACTTGGACACGATGTGCACTTCGAGAAGTGTAAGAGAGGTGAAGACTTTAGACTCTTCGATCCAAACGATCCTTGCTATCTCGACGACGGTATGGGTTTCGATCTTCAGAGCATACTCTCTATAGAGCTCTTGGAAAACGCCAGCAATAACCCAAGACTAGTCGAAGCCAAGAATGAAGAGGTGCACAGGAGAGTGGCAGAAATGCAGAAATTGGTCGAGAATTCTGAACAGTATTTAACTGAAAACTGTGATGTTTATAGTGAGGATTTATATCATGATGCGTTTATAAGAGATGAGTTAGTTGGTAGAGAGACCAGTGTCGATAATTTGGAAAGCGATACTGAGTCTAATAATAGTAGAATGTCTATGGCTGATGACGCTCCTGGCATCTTAAAACACAGCGATTCGCTTTTGCTTCTAACTGAAACTATAAATCAGGGTTTGAGTGTACTGCCTGTGTCAGAAAATGACAATAATGTTAGTGGCTTGACGGCGCGACAGTCTCAAGGGCTTAGTACCATATTAAATAATTGTGGTCTCACAGACGCTTTAATAGCTTTAAATAATGATATTTGTCATTCAGAAAGTGATAATGATTCATTATACACTCCTACGAACAGCCCCATACGGAGACATCAGAACAAAACGCCAAATAAAGCAGTTAGAACTAGTTTTGGTTTGCACAGCCCAGAGGCAATACAAGAAAATAAAGAACCGAATTTGAAAGATTACTTGAAGCAACTAAGAGAAAAGAGCAATAGAGATGAAGCGGCAAGTACAGAGTATCATCCATTTTATTATCAGGAGAGCCTAGTTGATAGTGACGTCGAGCTTATAGATTTAACTTTAATACCACCCCCACAAACTCCTGATGAATTGGATTGCGCCACACAAGTGCCTCAAATTCTCCCAGTCGTACCACCCTCTTTCGCAGATGAAAAAACAAGTTCAACAGAAAATATTTCGGATGCACCAAAAACTAGTGATTTGGAAGAATTCATCGCCAATGTTACAATACAACCGCCCACTGTTAAAGTCACGCCTGCAATAGAACTGACGCCAGAAGAGATAATGTCTTACATCATTCCGCCACCCCCAGGGTCCAATACATCTACTCTAGACAGAGATGAAGTAGGATACGCGAACCAAACCCAGATCTTAGAAGCAAAACTTGCACAAAACGTAAACGATAACACCAAAACATCAAATGGAGATGTAGTTAAGGGACAGCTGAGTGTCAGTGAAATTAGGAATATGTTTGCAGCTAAAAGTCTGAGTGAAGCTAGGAATAGTTTGTTGCTCAAAGATAAAAGTAAAACTACAACACAAACGAAATCTGATTCCCCTAAAGGTAAACGGAAGAGCGTCTCAGGTGATAAACAAGCAAACGGTAACATACACGTTATAGAATACCCGACAGTCGAAAGAAAAGGCATGTTCTCCTGCTGcagtaaagataaaaataagtcAGATGATAGCAACGATGAGGGAGAAAAAGTTGAAACTCAAATACAGAACTCTGATTCAATGCCCGACGTGTGCGAAATCAGGCCTCCTCCGAGAAGAAAAAGTTCTGATTGCAAAAAACCTCCTGAAAGACCTCCGAAGACAGCTCCAATACCTCCTCCGAGACCTCGGTCCAATTCTTTCACGTGTCTCAATAACGAATTGACTGCGGTCGAAATCAGCACCAATCATTTCAACACGCTAAATAATAGACAATTGAACTACAAGGTTATCTGcgatattaatgaaaaaagtgTACAAAATCCACCCCAAGTACCTCCTAGATTAGAGAACAAGGTTCTGTCACCACCCCCACCTATATTACTACCTCCAAAGAAGCCACCTCTCCCACCAGTTCCGAGCATCGAGGTACTCAGACTGAAGACATTACAAAAAAGTTCTCCAATCAGGAACCAAGAGCAAAGACTGGCCAGTATCGGATCGCCACATTTTCAGAGaaatttaaatagttataaGAACCTTGAGAACGAAAGCCGTGCGGATGACGAAGTGCACATCCGATCGACCCCAAACTACAGTTCCATGACGCTGCAGAGTCGACACGTTAGATCGAATTCAGAAACGAAAACCACAATCTTGAAGAACAAGGAAATGTCGACAGCTTTATCTTTGTGCTCACCTCAGATGAATCGGAGGTTTAGCAATAGACCAGATATATTGAACGGCGCTCCGTGCGACCAAAAAGTCTTCAGCCCTCCTCTAGACAGAAAGACTTTTAGCTCAAGTCCTACACCAAAAGTGAATCATGTTAGGTTTAAAGAAGACGTAGTGGATGACATTCCGACTCCTCCGTCGCCGCCGACGGTGAAGTTTCCAGAGTTCCAGGCGGGGAACAATGGGCACGTGTCCATAGAGAACTTGCTATGTAAAACGGAGGTGGCCGTCGACGGGTTGCTGCAGAGGCTGCATCAGGTAGCACAGAAATGTTCGCATCAACACGCGCACGGAGGCGGAGAAGATATTGATGAAGCCAAGTTTCAG CGAGCGCGCAGCGAATTGACTTCGTGCGCTGTGTCGTTGGTTGGGGCTTCACGGACACTAGTGGGGGCGCTGGGGGTCGCGCGGGGAGGTGCGGCTCCTACTGCACTAGCCGACTGCTTGACGCCTCTCCGACGACTGACCGATCTCGCTCAG GCGCTTGGAAGGCACACATCCTCACCGCTTCAAACAAGGAATTTGGTGCTCCGTGTTCATGACGTCACGGCAGCTTTTAAGGAACTAGCCGGGCAGGAAATGGCACAAATAATTCACGAGCACAACAATAAATCTAACAAGCAGCAAAATCAAGACACGGCGTCCACTCTAGAAGGGCAGTTAGCCCTGAGGGCAGAATGCTTAGCGAACGTTCTGGCAACATTACTAAGAAGTCTGAGGGTGTTTTCGCCGTGA